The following coding sequences are from one Nicotiana tomentosiformis chromosome 3, ASM39032v3, whole genome shotgun sequence window:
- the LOC104087285 gene encoding 22.0 kDa class IV heat shock protein: MRLSKNNIPFFIFSVGCILQVALVSEGSILPLFLDQMANTPSSLLSETFLDPFRMLEQIPLGLETRDETLSVAKVDWKETHEGHVVTVDVPGLKKEEIKIEVEENRVLRVSGERKKEEEKKDDHWHCVERSYGKFWRQFRLPENADIDTLKAKLENGVLTISFAKLSPDKIKGPKVVAIETKEEGKNSSPSVKEEL, translated from the coding sequence ATGAggctcagcaaaaataatattccaTTTTTTATCTTTTCAGTTGGCTGCATATTGCAAGTGGCATTAGTTTCAGAAGGATCAATTCTACCATTATTCTTGGACCAAATGGCCAATACTCCCAGTAGTCTACTAAGTGAAACATTTCTTGATCCATTCAGAATGTTGGAACAGATACCCTTAGGACTAGAAACCAGAGACGAGACTCTGTCCGTTGCAAAAGTAGACTGGAAAGAAACGCATGAGGGACACGTGGTAACAGTAGACGTTCCAGGTTTAAAGAAAGAAGAGATAAAGATAGAGGTGGAGGAAAATAGGGTGTTGAGGGTGAGTGGAGAGaggaagaaagaagaagagaagaaagatGATCATTGGCACTGTGTTGAAAGGAGCTACGGGAAGTTTTGGAGGCAGTTCCGTCTGCCCGAAAATGCTGATATTGATACTCTCAAAGCTAAGCTTGAGAATGGGGTGCTAACTATTTCTTTTGCTAAGTTGTCTCCTGACAAAATTAAGGGTCCTAAAGTTGTCGCCATTGAGAccaaagaagaaggaaaaaactCTTCTCCTTCCGTTAAAGAGGAGCTCTAA
- the LOC138907277 gene encoding uncharacterized protein: MANVSGNPSSPPKESTPTPSTTPSTTPIYKKGRFKILACKVVAGEEQSKKINEQLKASQEDEPKKSEDSFKYATEREETVSSEIEQVISGPKITSEVISEVAANLENRFVLVGTVASVETTEYGKIGGVIVVWSEESDGEEECVREKGGSGLGEATEGLVRLRKRFQEPVLSVQEPLENLSRRVSDMTLPTRGRDTRSQKKQSETELEKALKESKRKVAAKEKKKVSEPVEAVEIEEMDLVLHDKEEAEEVEVVTPKVKKIKTSTKKSALKSRKVKVVEEEESEEEEESDAEKDKMVKFRKRTILKGRPLRDLEEEGMMLLLEKLQLQGWKNMVLQMDGKLARTEILEFMANCEIKNDRVTSVVKGVTVSFDYKELGEILGVPAKGYNDYKKLKWPRLENLPTSLAITRKFGDNEEELQPKTIYKSEIKPPHKVLFEFVNKVVLPRQERRHIATFMDLVLMECFDSGRQINWYEFIIQLLDRVLTGTKTHAIPYGFILTARLKKRLAEVETERDALRTKLAMEKEKNEGILHDMLKLLQAKNQEPSPSQP; this comes from the exons ATGGCTAACGTATCTGGAAATCCCTCATCACCACCCAAAGAATCCACACCCACTCCTTCAACCACACCTTCAACCACACCAATCTATAAGAAAGGAAGATTCAAGATTCTTGCTTGCAAAGTAGTTGCCGGAGAAGAACAAAGCAAGAAAATCAATGAGCAACTGAAGGCAAGTCAGGAAGATGAACCCAAAAAATCTGAAGATTCTTTCAAGTATGCAACTGAGAGGGAAGAAACTGTTTCTTCTGAAATAGAGCAGGTAATATCTGGCCCTAAAATTACATCTGAAGTAATCTCTGAGGTTGCTGCAAATCTGGAAAATAGATTTGTTCTGGTAGGAACTGTGGCTAGTGTAGAGACCACCGAGTATGGGaaaattggtg GAGTTATAGTAGTATGGAGTGAGGAATCAGATGGAGAAGAAGAATGTGTGAGAGAAAAAGGGGGAAGTGGGCTTGGAGAAGCTACTGAGGGGTTGGTTAGGTTGAGGAAGAGGTTCCAAGAACCTGTTCTATCTGTGCAAGAACCCCTCGAAAACCTATCGAGAAGAGTGTCTGACA TGACTCTTCCTACAAGAGGAAGAGAtacaaggagtcagaagaagcagagtgagaCTGAACTTGAGAAGGCCTtgaaagaaagtaaaagaaaagttgccgcaaaggaaaagaaaaaggtgAGTGAGCCTGTAGAGGcagttgaaattgaggagatgGACCTGGTCCTTCATGATAAAGAGGAGGCAGAAGAGGTGGAGGTCGTGACTCCAAAAGTAAAGAAAATCAAGACTTCCACCAAGAA GTCTGCCTTGAAGTCTAGAAAAGTAAAAGTAGTGGAGGAAGAAgagagtgaagaagaagaagaatctgatGCAGAGAAGGACAAGATGGTTAAGTTTAGGAAAAGAACCATCCTGAAAGGAAGACCCCTCagggacttggaggaggaaggcaTGATGCTGCTGCTGGAAAAACTACAACTGCAGGGTTGGAAGaacatggtccttcagatggatggaaaGCTTGCGAGAACCGAGATTTTGGAGTTCATGGCAAACTGTGAGATCAAGAATGACAGAGTCACCAGTGTGGTAAAGGGGGTGACTGTGAGTTTTGATTACAAGGAATTGGGAGAAATTCTGGGGGTACCTGCTAAAGGGTACAATGACTACAAAAAGTTAAAATGGCCAAGACTAGAAAACCTCCCAACATCACTTGCCATTACAAGGAAGTTTGGTGACAATGAAGAAGAGCTTCAGCCCAAGACTATATACAAAAGTGAGATAAAGCCTCCCCACAAAGTGTTGTTTGAATTTGTTAACAAGGTTGTGCTGCCTAGGCAGGAGAGAAGGCACATTGCCacattcatggacctggtccttatggaatgttTTGATAGTGGAAGGCAAATCAACTGGTATGAGTTTATCATCCAACTTCTTGATAGGGTTCTGACTGGCAccaaaactcatgccataccATATGGTTTCATTCTCACGGCT aggctgaagaagaggttggctgAAGTAGAAACTGAGAGGGATGCTCTCAGGACTAAGCTTGCAAtggagaaggagaagaatgaaGGCATTCTTCATGATATGTTAAAACTACTTCAGGCCAAAAACCAAGAACCTAGTCCTTCCCAGCCTTGA